GCTAACACAACTTTACTCGCAGTGCAATTCAATACGAAGCCCGATCTTGTTTCCAGCACGACTTTTATTAGTACGGTCCTTAGCATCGTCACAATTCCGACAATTTTATGGATCCTATTTTCCTAGAAACTACTGACATTAAAAAAGAGGTGTGATATAGTTAACATTCTGAAGTAAGTACAGCACCTACGAAAACACCGAACCCTGCACTGGGCAAGGTGTTGTTTCGTGTCCGCATAGTCAAATGTGATTCTATGAACTAGGAGTGTGTCTATTTGAAAAATTTAATTGTTGCCTCGGAATATCGCAAACTGAAACTACTACAGATGTTGTTTAATGCCCCACAAAATTACCAGAAAAAACAACTTGCCTCCTTGCTACACTGCTCTATCAAAACTTTAGAAAGTGATATCGAGTCACTACAAGGGCTTATCGATAAAGATATCGCTTACGTCTATGAAAATGAAGCTAGATATATCATGCTCGACGTCGGCGAACATGTCAATTTTGCTTATCTATACGCGTTAATCATAAGTAACTCCCATCTTTACCTGCTTGCAGACGACACGTTACGAAGCGCGGAAATGAACTTATCTGAATGGGCCGAACAAAATTATAGCAGTGTCCCTACGATGTATCGCCGTATTCGCCAAATCGATGACTATCTTTCTGAATGTAACCTCGTTTTAGAGACGCGACCGCTAGCCATTAAAGGGCCCGAAGTCAACCTCCGTTTTTTCTATTATCACATCTACAGCAAGGCCTATCCCTATACTGAATGGCAATTTCCCGATATCCCCTACGAAACATTGAATCAGTTTATTATTCAAATCGAAGCTTTCTACCACATTCGTTTCTCACTTTCTTCACGGATTAAATACGCCATCTCACTTGCAGTAGCTTTAACCCGCATCAAGCAAGATTCTGCATTTATTTCCAAAAAACATTACCTCGATTGTTGGGATAATATCACAGCTGATCAGCCCGATGGCGCCACGATTGACTATACCCTACTTGAAGATATCATAGGTTGTCCGCTCTCAAAAGATGAACGTTTTTTCACTATTATCATGGCCTCATGGAGCCACTTCACACATACGAGCAGCTACTTCTCCAAAGCACGCGCAAAACATGGCCCTAATGTATATGCCCCTAATCATATGCTGGCATCTGAGCTAACTGGTATTTTAAATCAACACCACACTCCCAATACAGAACTTGCAATTACAGAAACGATTGATTTTCTATTCAGATTTACCTTCCTCGATAAAATGAACTTCCTACCAGACATTCCACGACCACAGAATTCACCAGAAGAAATCCAACTACGTGACCAGATTCGCAAAATTTTAACGAAATACGAGACCCATACCGATTTTCGCTATATTCGCTCTAATAAGCCGCTCATCATCAATCATTTAGTAGATATTTATAGTATTTTAATGAAGCAAACACCGCCCTATGACACACTTCACATTAAAGTTATCTCCGAAAATGGTCATTTATGGGAAGAGTATCTTCGCAGTGAGATTAAAAAGAAATATTCCAAAGATCAAGTACGACTCTGCCATGATACAATTTCTCATCAGCCTAAGCCACACATTGATTTAATTATCAGCGATTTTCCGTTTTATGAACAGCCTGATATCGAAGCAGACGGCCTACTCTGGAACATCCCGCCTTCGCCCACAGATTTTGCGCAATTGGATATGGTTTTAGAGCGCCAGAAAGTATATTAAAAAAGAGAGCTGGGCATTTAACGTCCAACTCTCTTCTTTATTTTTAAGGAATCAACAAAATTTTACCGGTGCTTTTTCTACTTTCTAGCAAATCATGTGCGGCTTTTCCTTCTGATAGGGAGAATTTCCGCGGCTGATTTACTGTTATTTTACCGCTACTAATCATTTCAAATAGAGCATGTGAGCGCTTGATTCGCTCGTCTTTACTCGTCAAGAAGCTCCATAAATCGCCGCCAGTCAAGGTTTTGGAAGTGTCCATCAACATCCGCGGATCCACTGCGCTCGGATCACCGCCCGACATACCATAAAAAACGACCGTCCCTTTATCACGTACTGCCGAAAAGCTATCCATCAGCGTTGAGCCTACAGAATCATACGCAACATCGATTTTGCCAGCGAGTTTTTCAGCCCAATTATCGCTATATAGCAAAACTTCTTCTGCTCCTAGCTTGCGTGCCACTTCGGCTTTTTCTTCACTGGAAGTAAGGCCAATAACCTGACCGCCGAGCGAGGTGATGATTTGCGTCAACATTTGGCCGACACCGCCTGCCACCGCATGAACGAGCGCCACGTCACCGTATTTTATCGCGTAGCTATCTTTTGCTAAGTAACTTGCCGTCAAACCTTGCAGCAACACAGAAGCTGCGACGTCATCACGAATAGCAGCTGGAATCGGAATCGCTTTGGATACGGGAACTGCTACAAGCTCGGCATTCGCAAGCGGCACATCTACAAAAGCAACACGATCGCCCGCCGCAAATTCCGTCACGCCTTCGCCAATCGCTACAACAACGCCCGCGCCTTCGTAACCCAGCACATATGGCGGCTCACCAACAATATGGTAGTTCCCTTTTCGACGATAAATATCCGCAAAATTGAGTCCAATCGCAGTCGTACTAAGTAAGATCTCACCTTTTTGCGCCGTGGCATCTGGAACATCTACATATTGCAATACATCTGAATTCCCAAACTCGTTAAACACCAATGCTTTCATAAAAAATCGTCTCCTTATATGTAAGAAAAGCCCGCAAAATCTCTCAGCGCGCCACCAAACACTCATTTCCGTCGTTAAAAGCTCCGTTCCAGTGCTCTCGTACAAGTCGTACACTCCGCGCTGGTACTCGCTTTTGCCTAGGTACTAAGCATTTGGTGACGTGCTCAGTTTTTGCGGTTCAGACTAGTTATTGCCAGGTTCCAACTCTAAATCACTAGCACTACTTTTCCAGAACCTTATTCCGCAGCTGACGCTTGTTTCGCTTCCGCCTCTGCTTTTTCACGCATCCGTTCCCGAACGCCTTTTTTCTTAATTTGTTTACTACGCAATTGACCACACGCAGCATCAATATCCGTCCCATGCTCGCGACGAACAACGCAGTTTATGCCTTTACGTTTCAATGTTTCGTAAAACGCGTCGATCACCGTATCATCACTTCGTTGGTACTGATCGTGCTCATCAACCGGATTGTACGGAATCAAGTTTACCCATGCCAGGTGGCGCTTCTCACCAATTAAAGCCGCCAGTTCAAGCGCTTCTTGTCTGTGATCATTGACATCTTTTAGCATAATATACTCATACGTAATACGGCGATTCGTTTTCTCCAAATAATATTCGACCGCTTCCATCAACGTTTCTAGCGGATACGTCTTGTTAATACGCATAACGTGTGTCCGCAAATCATTGTTTGGTGCATGTAGAGATACGGCCAAATTGACGCGAATATCCTCATTTGCAAAATCGATAATACGCGGTGCCAAGCCACTTGTTGATACAGTAATATGACGCGCTCCGATTGCCAGACCCTTCTGATCATTCACAACACGAAGGAAATCCATCACGTTATCATAGTTATCAAACGGCTCGCCGATACCCATAACCACGATATGACTCACACGCTCGCCTTGCCCTTTAGAATCCAAGTAAAGCTGTACATTCATGATTTGTTCCACAATCTCACCGGCATTCAGATCACGCTGTTTCTTAAGCAACCCACTCGCACAAAAAGTACAACCGATATTACATCCCACTTGCGTCGTTACACAAACACTAAGTCCGTAAGAATGCGTCATCATAACCGTTTCGATTAAGTTTCCATCCGATAACTGGAATAAATATTTCGTCGTGCCATCTTTAGATTCCTGTTTAATTTGTTCATTCAATGTGTGCATTAAGAAATGTTCTTCCAGCATATCCACACATGTTTTATTTAAGTTCGACATCTGCGAAAATTCAGTGACACGTTTGACATAAAGCCAGTCCCACACTTGCGTTGCGCGGAATCTTTTCTCGCCCTTTTCTTCAAACCAGTCGCCAAGCTGCGCCATCGTTAACCCGTAAATCGAGCTTTTTTCCATTCTTCAAAAACCTCTTTTCAAAATTTCATTACCCTTATCCAAATTATAACGGTTTTAACGTCTCACCGCAAGGCTTGCTTTGCGGCATATTGGGCGTGAAGTTCCGCTGTTTTGAAGAATGGCCGCGTCACATCTGCTTCCCCAATGAACAATTCTAATTCCGTATACCCCAAGACAACGCCCTGCGCCTCTTTTACACTCACCTTTTTCCGGTAATAGTCAACGTATTCGCCTGCTAATATTCTCATTAAACTATTCAAAAAAAAACGGTTCTATAATAAATGTTGGGGTAGAAAATAATCTACCTCAGCATTTTTTTGTTCTCATTTCAAGACAAAAAAATACACAGTAATATCAAAATCCTTTAAGATAAAAGTGACGAAACCCAATCCAAAGGAGCGATATTACCATGCCAGACCATTTTATCATACAACTCATCGGTTTAGAAAATAAAAACATCCAACTTCTTGATTATTCGATTGAAAATCATATCTGCCACATTCATATCCAACTAAAACGAAAAAAACATGCCTGCCCCTCTTGTAAAACACGGACAGATCGCATTAAAGACTATCGTACGCACACTTTCCAACATCTAAAAGTCGCAGAAAAACGTGTCTATGTGTACTATCGAAAACGCAGATATGTTTGTTCCTGCGGAAAATCATTTGATGAAAAAAATCAAGGACTTGTGGCACGCTATCAGCGTTTTTCAACGCTTTGGCACCAAGCGGCCCTTTTTCATAGTATTTCCGCTCCGTCCTTTACCTATACTGCTAAAACATTTGGAACAACCGCACCTAAAATTATGCGCCTATTCGACGCGCGCACAGAAACCTTTTCCTCGCCTCCCGTCGCTCTTCCTAAGGTGATCGCTATCGATGAGTTCAAGGGAGATACCGACAAAGGTAAATTCCAACTCATTATCGCTGACCCCATGACTCGTCGCCCCATTGATATCTTAGAAAACCGTCGCGCCAAAACCATTCAACGTTATTTAAGAGAACGCGGGCAGCAGGTAGAGATGGTTATCATGGATTTGAGTTCGACCTTCAAAAACGCTGTGCAACAAGCCCTTGACAAACCAGTTATTATTGCCGATTCTTTCCACTTCTCTCGCTACATCTATTGGGCACTGAATAAAGTCCGCATTCGTGTTCAACAACATTTTTCAGAAAAAGATCGCAAGCACGGCAAACGCATACAAAAACTCCTTTTTAAGCGATCTCACAAGCTGGACACAGCGCAAAAAAGCATCATTCGCCGTTACTTAAGCTTGCACCCTGATCTACAAACCGCCTACACCATCAAGGAAGCCTATCAGGCTTGGTTCGATGCCAATAAAGCACAAGAACGCCACGACGTTCGTCAATCCTTACACGATTTCTATCAACTCGTACAAGACAAACAGCTTCCAGAATTCATAACAGCTATCGGCACTTTCCGTCGCTGGGAAACAGAAATCATCAATGCCTTCATTTACCCACATCTGTCCAATGGCTTCGTAGAAGGAATTAACAACCGAACCAAGGTTATCAAGCGCACTTCTTATGGCTATCAAAACTTTTCACGATTCCGCGCTAAAATACTTGCCCAGCACTTTATCAAAGATTTTGACATTTCTGTAGGCTAAAAAGAGGTACAAGCCACTATTTCCCTAGCTTGTACCTCGATATTTCACCCCAACAATTGACAAAGAGCCAAAAAAACATACAAAAGTATGTTTTAGACGGTAGAAAAATTACTTTATCTGATACTCCACCAAAATTCAGTGTGTCGGCAAATCCTTACTTAACTTTATAAGCACGGTTCCTGCCCTATCCCACATCTCATTCATCATATCATAATAGCTATCATCCATTGTAACGTCCACAAGCATCTTTGTCTGATCGCCTACTGGTTCAAAGATATACTGCTCAAGCATATCCGCAAATGCAGCAACTTCAACATATTTTCCATCATTGATTTCACCCAAAAATGAGAATTTGATCTCTTTCGCTGGTTCAAAAACGACCACTTTAGAAACTAGTCCATTTCCCGCTGTATCAACAAAATTAACCGTTGCATTAAGTGCCATATCACCAGTATAAGTCGATCCTTCATGAAAAGCAGCTGCCCATTTTTCATACTTACTACGATCAATAACTAATTCCCAAGCTTCTTCTGGTCTGCAATCAAGCATAAACTCTTTTTTTATGTGTTTCATTTTTAACTCTCCTTCTGATATCATTTTATAGTTTCATTGTAGTACATCTGGAATTTACTAACAAGCAAAAGGTGATCCAGTAGACTAATCACCCTCTATTTAATAAATAAATGCTGCCACAATCGCGTCCACCGTCGTATTTTCGTGCAAATCGCTATGTTGCGCATTTTCCCCCGTCACAACCTGCTCGCTATAAGTGGCAACTGTATCATCAAAAATTAAACGTGAGGATAACGCGCTCCCAACAGGTACAACCCCGTCCGATACACCGTCCGAATCCAGATCTCCCGCAATCGATAGCACTTGCAATTTTGCATCTAAATTCTTACTTTCCGCAATGTATTTCTTCAATTCCGCCGTCTGGCTCGCTACGCCCGAACTATCCGTCGTCGTTACATTATCATCCGCATCCAAATCATTAAACGGCGTTCCGATCACTACTAGTTTTTCCATCGTAGGAGCCGAATCATCCGCCAATTCTTCCGCATAAGTAGTCAGCGCCAATCCACCGTTGGAGTGCCCAATCGCGCTGTATTGCGTCATATTATATTTTTTCTGAATATCCTTAATCACCGCGTTCACCCACTCGGCTTCTTTGGCAATCGGTGCGTCATTATTCTCAAATACTATTTGGATAAACGGGTTTTTCGATTTAGAACTCAGCGTTCCTTGATATTCAAGCGTCCCGTCTTTTTTCACGACGACAATAATCTTGTCCGTGGACTTGCCATACGTCGATGTAATCCGAGAAATCATGTCATTAAATGAGTTGGCCGTACCATGCGTCCCGTGAACGAGCACGATCGGTGTCGTATTCGATAAGTCAACATCACTAACCCTCGCAGAATACGCCTTAATCGATCCAAATACCGCCACCGCTAAAAATAAAGCTCCCCCAAACAACACTAATTTCCGCCACATATCCCATCAATCCTTCCGATTCATTCTTATACTCTTACTTTACCCAAAAAAGATGAACAAATTATTACCAAAATATTAGGTTTTAAAGAAGTTTTGCCGACAAATTAAGTTTTTATGTTTAGTATCAGATTTATTGTTTTAGTTTTCATCATGTCAGAAGATTTTTATTCTCTGGTAGAATCGAAGCTTTTACTTTTTCTCATATTTTATGCTCTTATCGGTTTCGCCTGCTCGCTAACGCTCCTAGCCATATTGGAGGACTTTGGTTTTCTGGGTCTTATTTGTTCTGCGGTTTTTCATGTTACCTGCTACAGGCGTTTTGGTTTTCCGCGTATCTATCTGTTTTGAGGTTATTCCTCATTTTCCATTGCAATCGTCCACTGATGGATTACATGCTCGTTTCACTCTCATGCATATTGAGGCTCTAATTCAGCACAGTACGCTTCATAAGAGCCACAACAATTACTTTGACACATAGAGTAATCCATGCTATTATTACTCTATCAGATAGAACACTGTGCGCGCAGTTGTATTTTTGAATACTTTGGAGGTTTTAAAAATGATAACTATTAAAAAACATGTCAATCAATTATTTAGCGATATTCCAGCTACGGAGGAAAGTTTATTTATGAAAGAGGAGATTCTTCGTGGACTCGAGGACAAAGTTGAGATCCTAATGGTCCAAGGGAAGTCAGAAGAGGACGCGATCAATAAAGCGATTGTCGAACTTGGCGATTTAACGGATTTACGTATGGAACTGGCCGAAGCTCGTGTGAAACCGCCTAAATCGTATCTTGCTTGGACGCATTTCCAGTTCTCAATCGTTGGCGCAGCACTCATCATCGGCTTACTGCTCTTCATCAATGTCTATTACACGCCTACTGTTCTGTGGGTCGTTTTCCCAGCGTTTGCAATCGTTTGGTGGCCACTCGCCATGTACTTTAGATGTCTGCGTGTCCAAGGGGAGGTCATGAATTGAAAGGTTTAGTCAGTTTTTCTATCGTTGGCAGCGCGATCTGTATGTTTTTCCTAGTCATGCTTAACTATTTCCTAACACCCGCGCTCGATTGGAGCATTTACCCATGTATCGCCCTACTTCTGTGGCCCTTATCCATGTATTTCGTTTACCGCCAAAATTTGAAACAGTTCGCATTCTTCACAAGCTCCGTCTTTATTATCCTGCTAACTGTCATCAACTTACGCGAAACACCCGATGTACTTTGGGTTCTATACGCCCTTTATCCGCTTGTTTTCTGGCCTGTTTTTACAGCGTTCGGGAAAAAAGCTTATACAATGACTGTCGCTGTGATTGGCGCTACAGCAACGATTATCTATTACGCATTGCTTAACATTGCCTTTTCGCCAAGCTATCCATGGGTCATCGCAATTATTTTTGCAGTCGGTTGGTGGCCTTTATCGCTATACCATGCCAAAAACAGAAGCTTTTTCACCTTCTCCATTCAAGCGAGCATTTGGATTAGCGCCTTTGTTATCGGTATGAACTGGGCCTTTTCACCAAGCGTGATTTGGGCGATTTATCCGATTTTTGCGGTTGTGTGGTGGCCTTTATCCATGTACTTTTTTAGTGCAAAACGTCACATGACATCTTTATAATTCCGCTCATGTATGGTACATTCAAATAGAAGCCAAAATTTTATTTGAAGGAGTCATTGTGAAAATGGAAAATCAATTAGATGAAAAAGCTGTTTTACGCGCGCAGTTAACGAATCCGCGTTGGATGACACTGACGCTCGCCATTATTTGTACGTTGTTCGCCTTGTTTACCTTACTCGGCGTGTTAGTCCTGTTTAGGCTTTCCAGCGAAGGAATCAAGCCAGAAGCGCTCCATGCCTTACTAATCGCAAAAATCTTGGCGTCTATATTCTGTATCCTTTACGCCATATTTGCCTTACTTCTATTCAATAATTTTTCAAAACTAAGAAAAGGTATCGTTGTTCCGAAAATGCTCTACTTTGCGTTAA
The sequence above is drawn from the Listeria weihenstephanensis genome and encodes:
- a CDS encoding alpha/beta hydrolase codes for the protein MWRKLVLFGGALFLAVAVFGSIKAYSARVSDVDLSNTTPIVLVHGTHGTANSFNDMISRITSTYGKSTDKIIVVVKKDGTLEYQGTLSSKSKNPFIQIVFENNDAPIAKEAEWVNAVIKDIQKKYNMTQYSAIGHSNGGLALTTYAEELADDSAPTMEKLVVIGTPFNDLDADDNVTTTDSSGVASQTAELKKYIAESKNLDAKLQVLSIAGDLDSDGVSDGVVPVGSALSSRLIFDDTVATYSEQVVTGENAQHSDLHENTTVDAIVAAFIY
- the rlmN gene encoding 23S rRNA (adenine(2503)-C(2))-methyltransferase RlmN produces the protein MEKSSIYGLTMAQLGDWFEEKGEKRFRATQVWDWLYVKRVTEFSQMSNLNKTCVDMLEEHFLMHTLNEQIKQESKDGTTKYLFQLSDGNLIETVMMTHSYGLSVCVTTQVGCNIGCTFCASGLLKKQRDLNAGEIVEQIMNVQLYLDSKGQGERVSHIVVMGIGEPFDNYDNVMDFLRVVNDQKGLAIGARHITVSTSGLAPRIIDFANEDIRVNLAVSLHAPNNDLRTHVMRINKTYPLETLMEAVEYYLEKTNRRITYEYIMLKDVNDHRQEALELAALIGEKRHLAWVNLIPYNPVDEHDQYQRSDDTVIDAFYETLKRKGINCVVRREHGTDIDAACGQLRSKQIKKKGVRERMREKAEAEAKQASAAE
- a CDS encoding ISL3 family transposase, whose product is MPDHFIIQLIGLENKNIQLLDYSIENHICHIHIQLKRKKHACPSCKTRTDRIKDYRTHTFQHLKVAEKRVYVYYRKRRYVCSCGKSFDEKNQGLVARYQRFSTLWHQAALFHSISAPSFTYTAKTFGTTAPKIMRLFDARTETFSSPPVALPKVIAIDEFKGDTDKGKFQLIIADPMTRRPIDILENRRAKTIQRYLRERGQQVEMVIMDLSSTFKNAVQQALDKPVIIADSFHFSRYIYWALNKVRIRVQQHFSEKDRKHGKRIQKLLFKRSHKLDTAQKSIIRRYLSLHPDLQTAYTIKEAYQAWFDANKAQERHDVRQSLHDFYQLVQDKQLPEFITAIGTFRRWETEIINAFIYPHLSNGFVEGINNRTKVIKRTSYGYQNFSRFRAKILAQHFIKDFDISVG
- a CDS encoding quinone oxidoreductase family protein; translated protein: MKALVFNEFGNSDVLQYVDVPDATAQKGEILLSTTAIGLNFADIYRRKGNYHIVGEPPYVLGYEGAGVVVAIGEGVTEFAAGDRVAFVDVPLANAELVAVPVSKAIPIPAAIRDDVAASVLLQGLTASYLAKDSYAIKYGDVALVHAVAGGVGQMLTQIITSLGGQVIGLTSSEEKAEVARKLGAEEVLLYSDNWAEKLAGKIDVAYDSVGSTLMDSFSAVRDKGTVVFYGMSGGDPSAVDPRMLMDTSKTLTGGDLWSFLTSKDERIKRSHALFEMISSGKITVNQPRKFSLSEGKAAHDLLESRKSTGKILLIP
- a CDS encoding SRPBCC family protein, whose translation is MKHIKKEFMLDCRPEEAWELVIDRSKYEKWAAAFHEGSTYTGDMALNATVNFVDTAGNGLVSKVVVFEPAKEIKFSFLGEINDGKYVEVAAFADMLEQYIFEPVGDQTKMLVDVTMDDSYYDMMNEMWDRAGTVLIKLSKDLPTH
- a CDS encoding helix-turn-helix domain-containing protein codes for the protein MKNLIVASEYRKLKLLQMLFNAPQNYQKKQLASLLHCSIKTLESDIESLQGLIDKDIAYVYENEARYIMLDVGEHVNFAYLYALIISNSHLYLLADDTLRSAEMNLSEWAEQNYSSVPTMYRRIRQIDDYLSECNLVLETRPLAIKGPEVNLRFFYYHIYSKAYPYTEWQFPDIPYETLNQFIIQIEAFYHIRFSLSSRIKYAISLAVALTRIKQDSAFISKKHYLDCWDNITADQPDGATIDYTLLEDIIGCPLSKDERFFTIIMASWSHFTHTSSYFSKARAKHGPNVYAPNHMLASELTGILNQHHTPNTELAITETIDFLFRFTFLDKMNFLPDIPRPQNSPEEIQLRDQIRKILTKYETHTDFRYIRSNKPLIINHLVDIYSILMKQTPPYDTLHIKVISENGHLWEEYLRSEIKKKYSKDQVRLCHDTISHQPKPHIDLIISDFPFYEQPDIEADGLLWNIPPSPTDFAQLDMVLERQKVY